A window of the Electrophorus electricus isolate fEleEle1 chromosome 11, fEleEle1.pri, whole genome shotgun sequence genome harbors these coding sequences:
- the dcdc2b gene encoding doublecortin domain-containing protein 2B isoform X2 → MASNGVSTVLPPVKSVVVYRNGDPFFTGRRFIVNQRQVSTMDAFLNDVTLSIGAPLAVRTLYTPRHGHRVSELDHLQQGAEYVAAGFERFKKLNYLGVGLKRPPVTRAGDPAQAKVLSRPNVSAKWRKVITQPCIIHVFRNGDVLGAAMRFIIPRKMQKNLEQILSLVSEKAMLRTGAVRRLCTLDGVTVMSAEELENGRHYVAVGMERFKKLPYVELLLNKMTGGSADRHYPGDRGIHRRYETRKGLPQDSHSDSALLNSPERDGRRVKSTGDEAVGGALTREVGSEREESSVFHAKPVRVRKHRGTRRAPARAAQPSVFKGAGRRREEVRGAEEVADDESTAVELPVDQTQVPEERMASRRSGERDADELSVSDGEMGARVGSSPTRHTEAQEDLFTEDLQQDNSQDDH, encoded by the exons ATGGCCTCAAATGGGGTGAGCACAGTCTTGCCCCCTGTGAAGAGTGTGGTGGTGTACAGGAATGGAGATCCATTCTTCACAG GGAGGCGGTTTATTGTCAACCAGAGGCAGGTCTCCACCATGGACGCCTTCCTAAACGACGTGACTCTCAGTATAGGCGCGCCGCTGGCCGTTCGGACTCTCTACACGCCTCGTCATGGTCACCGGGTGTCGGAACTGGACCacctccagcagggggcggagTACGTGGCTGCTGGCTTTGAGCGGTTCAAGAAGCTCAA ctaTCTGGGTGTGGGGCTGAAGAGACCTCCTGTTACCAGAGCGGGAGATCCTGCACAG GCTAAAGTGCTCAGTAGGCCCAATGTGTCTGCGAAATGGAGGAAGGTTATAACTCAGCcctgtattataca tgtgttcagGAATGGCGATGTCCTCGGCGCCGCCATGCGCTTCATCATCCCAcgcaaaatgcagaaaaatctGGAACAAATTCTCAGCCTGGTCTCAGAGAAAGCCATGCTGCGTACTGGAGCTGTccgcag ACTGTGCACTCTGGACGGAGTCACAGTGATGTCAGCGGAGGAGCTGGAGAATGGGCGACATTACGTTGCCGTAGGAATGGAGCGATTCAAGAAGCTTCCATATGTGGAGCTACTTCTGAATAAAATGACAGGAGGAAGTGCAGACCG TCACTATCCTGGAGACCGGGGGATTCACAGGAGATATGAG ACCAGGAAGGGGCTTCCTCAGGACAGCCACAGTGACTCCGCCCTCCTCAATTCCCCTGAG AGGGATGGACGGCGCGTGAAGTCCACAGGAGACGAGGCGGTGGGTGGGGCCCTGACCCGGGAGGTTGGCagcgagagagaagagagcTCTGTGTTCCATGCCAAGCCTGTTCGTGTCCGCAAACACAGAGGCACACGCAGAGCCCCAGCCAGGGCAG cccagcccagtgTGTTTAAGGGGGCaggcagaaggagggaggaggtgcGAGGAGCGGAGGAGGTGGCCGACGATGAGAGCACAGCCGTGGAGCTCCCTGTAGACCAG ACACAAGTGCCTGAAGAACGTATGGCATCCAGACGCTCCGGAGAGCGCGATGCAGATGAGCTCTCAGTGTCAGACGGAGAGATGGGAGCACGAGTGGGCTCGTCCCCCACAAGGCATACCGAAGCCCAAGAGGACTTATTCACTGAAGATCTGCAACAGGACAACAGCCAGGATGATCATTAG
- the dcdc2b gene encoding doublecortin domain-containing protein 2B isoform X1 translates to MASNGVSTVLPPVKSVVVYRNGDPFFTGRRFIVNQRQVSTMDAFLNDVTLSIGAPLAVRTLYTPRHGHRVSELDHLQQGAEYVAAGFERFKKLNYLGVGLKRPPVTRAGDPAQAKVLSRPNVSAKWRKVITQPCIIHVFRNGDVLGAAMRFIIPRKMQKNLEQILSLVSEKAMLRTGAVRRLCTLDGVTVMSAEELENGRHYVAVGMERFKKLPYVELLLNKMTGGSADRHYPGDRGIHRRYETRKGLPQDSHSDSALLNSPERDGRRVKSTGDEAVGGALTREVGSEREESSVFHAKPVRVRKHRGTRRAPARAAQPSVFKGAGRRREEVRGAEEVADDESTAVELPVDQRVAEIIEDEEINKTVHAHQTQVPEERMASRRSGERDADELSVSDGEMGARVGSSPTRHTEAQEDLFTEDLQQDNSQDDH, encoded by the exons ATGGCCTCAAATGGGGTGAGCACAGTCTTGCCCCCTGTGAAGAGTGTGGTGGTGTACAGGAATGGAGATCCATTCTTCACAG GGAGGCGGTTTATTGTCAACCAGAGGCAGGTCTCCACCATGGACGCCTTCCTAAACGACGTGACTCTCAGTATAGGCGCGCCGCTGGCCGTTCGGACTCTCTACACGCCTCGTCATGGTCACCGGGTGTCGGAACTGGACCacctccagcagggggcggagTACGTGGCTGCTGGCTTTGAGCGGTTCAAGAAGCTCAA ctaTCTGGGTGTGGGGCTGAAGAGACCTCCTGTTACCAGAGCGGGAGATCCTGCACAG GCTAAAGTGCTCAGTAGGCCCAATGTGTCTGCGAAATGGAGGAAGGTTATAACTCAGCcctgtattataca tgtgttcagGAATGGCGATGTCCTCGGCGCCGCCATGCGCTTCATCATCCCAcgcaaaatgcagaaaaatctGGAACAAATTCTCAGCCTGGTCTCAGAGAAAGCCATGCTGCGTACTGGAGCTGTccgcag ACTGTGCACTCTGGACGGAGTCACAGTGATGTCAGCGGAGGAGCTGGAGAATGGGCGACATTACGTTGCCGTAGGAATGGAGCGATTCAAGAAGCTTCCATATGTGGAGCTACTTCTGAATAAAATGACAGGAGGAAGTGCAGACCG TCACTATCCTGGAGACCGGGGGATTCACAGGAGATATGAG ACCAGGAAGGGGCTTCCTCAGGACAGCCACAGTGACTCCGCCCTCCTCAATTCCCCTGAG AGGGATGGACGGCGCGTGAAGTCCACAGGAGACGAGGCGGTGGGTGGGGCCCTGACCCGGGAGGTTGGCagcgagagagaagagagcTCTGTGTTCCATGCCAAGCCTGTTCGTGTCCGCAAACACAGAGGCACACGCAGAGCCCCAGCCAGGGCAG cccagcccagtgTGTTTAAGGGGGCaggcagaaggagggaggaggtgcGAGGAGCGGAGGAGGTGGCCGACGATGAGAGCACAGCCGTGGAGCTCCCTGTAGACCAG AGAGTTGCTGAAATAATAGAGGATGAAGAGATTAATAAGACAGTTCACGCGCATCag ACACAAGTGCCTGAAGAACGTATGGCATCCAGACGCTCCGGAGAGCGCGATGCAGATGAGCTCTCAGTGTCAGACGGAGAGATGGGAGCACGAGTGGGCTCGTCCCCCACAAGGCATACCGAAGCCCAAGAGGACTTATTCACTGAAGATCTGCAACAGGACAACAGCCAGGATGATCATTAG
- the tmem234 gene encoding transmembrane protein 234 isoform X1: MVSVVEMLCLFGVAALWGATNPFLKKGTEGIEHVGKGSKVSQFLAEVKFLFLNTKYLLPFLLNQSGSVMFYVTLSTTELSVAVPVVNSLSFLFTLLTGKLLGEDFGGERAVLGMVLTMVGVTMCVGSSVLEADSAGLRNMSHVSL, translated from the exons ATGGTGTCAGTTG TGGAGATGCTATGCCTTTTTGGAGTCGCTGCCCTATGGGGTGCAACCAACCCGTTTCTCAAGAAAGGGACCGAGGGAATCGAACATGTTGGCAAAGGGAGCAAAGTCTCCCAGTTCCTTGCAGAGGTCAAGTTCCTGTTTCTTAACACCAAG TATCTTTTACCCTTTCTACTGAACCAGAGTGGGTCTGTGATGTTCTATGTTACACTTAGCACTACAG AACTGTCAGTCGCTGTACCTGTGGTAAACTCCCTCAGCTTTCTCTTCACACTGCTCACCGGAAAACTACTCGGGGAAGATTTTGGAGGGGAAA GAGCTGTGCTGGGCATGGTCCTTACCATGGTGGGAGTGACCATGTGTGTGGGGAGTTCTGTCTTGGAAGCAGACAGTGCAGGACTACGCAACATGTCACATGTTTCCCTATAG
- the tmem234 gene encoding transmembrane protein 234 isoform X2: protein MLCLFGVAALWGATNPFLKKGTEGIEHVGKGSKVSQFLAEVKFLFLNTKYLLPFLLNQSGSVMFYVTLSTTELSVAVPVVNSLSFLFTLLTGKLLGEDFGGERAVLGMVLTMVGVTMCVGSSVLEADSAGLRNMSHVSL from the exons ATGCTATGCCTTTTTGGAGTCGCTGCCCTATGGGGTGCAACCAACCCGTTTCTCAAGAAAGGGACCGAGGGAATCGAACATGTTGGCAAAGGGAGCAAAGTCTCCCAGTTCCTTGCAGAGGTCAAGTTCCTGTTTCTTAACACCAAG TATCTTTTACCCTTTCTACTGAACCAGAGTGGGTCTGTGATGTTCTATGTTACACTTAGCACTACAG AACTGTCAGTCGCTGTACCTGTGGTAAACTCCCTCAGCTTTCTCTTCACACTGCTCACCGGAAAACTACTCGGGGAAGATTTTGGAGGGGAAA GAGCTGTGCTGGGCATGGTCCTTACCATGGTGGGAGTGACCATGTGTGTGGGGAGTTCTGTCTTGGAAGCAGACAGTGCAGGACTACGCAACATGTCACATGTTTCCCTATAG